Proteins from one Gimesia maris genomic window:
- a CDS encoding SGNH/GDSL hydrolase family protein, with amino-acid sequence MQNLLQNPEFQLRKSAATEPGRSILCWNTDRWGDVIAGKGNGKLVLQPTENVVELLPGKRIWQFATLPELGLKSGDAVSLSVNGYQETSGALKVRLCLMLIESDDGEWSPAEFRLPDKRTFAKQGRGELIRAPQREASAQETGKEFHLQVNGLKVDPRFKHQRESDAAFRNVVGVLVEFVNDSDKRVWIDSPALVKGDQAVTESAASRALPDLYRQIPRTMKKLTTGQPVTILTLGSSIDRGSANPRLYFYDEDPASPHYKEPLVEARPGKPDAMKQLIAERMEQPELQDYVGWSQHYFMYTGRMRRELLRKFHYPVDKILLNVMAADGSSIGESHSGFKAYAELELPPNPNDNGHPTGKSWQELYPSLFENGKKPGPDLVIFGHGHNEHIDRPDEIAAYEGAIRWFQRHYPGVEFVSCMWIRDKGQPNSMTGPMQQLCTHYGIPFVDLGELLIDLKTTCNQYAIAPDGGHPGAASHYIWFKQLEQVFEMPDDPQPGIAQQQLPARMNDFTANWEGEMVRFAADSPRIVDGRMMILEDAAFNLWADNKREKMQLQIDGHPAQHAGHGRHSWSRPNPRNSTFVHGRLSRGDRHIIEIPNKNAQLNTVDCKVGLNRRFYGIDSKDWRGTSAVKTFESKWGAPYGKKAFQLQPGETLEIDVEADELSIAWLDDPDGGTLIAEVDGKQVWAQPTNEPFTDSQGRDHFIENRRGVLGLPFGKHRIRLQAKGEPVRVIGVFGYDGR; translated from the coding sequence GTGCAGAACCTCCTGCAGAACCCGGAGTTCCAGTTGCGGAAGTCGGCTGCAACAGAGCCGGGACGCTCGATTCTCTGCTGGAATACGGATCGCTGGGGAGATGTGATTGCCGGGAAGGGCAACGGAAAACTGGTGCTCCAGCCAACCGAGAATGTGGTGGAGCTTCTGCCGGGCAAGCGGATCTGGCAGTTTGCGACGCTGCCGGAACTGGGACTGAAGTCTGGCGATGCGGTCAGCCTGTCGGTCAACGGGTACCAGGAAACAAGCGGCGCCCTCAAAGTGCGGCTCTGTCTGATGCTGATTGAAAGTGACGATGGTGAGTGGTCGCCGGCGGAATTTCGTCTGCCCGATAAGCGGACGTTTGCGAAGCAGGGGCGGGGGGAACTGATCCGTGCGCCGCAGCGGGAGGCGTCTGCGCAGGAGACCGGAAAAGAATTTCATCTGCAAGTGAATGGTCTCAAAGTCGATCCCCGTTTTAAGCATCAGCGGGAATCGGATGCTGCGTTCCGGAATGTGGTAGGTGTGCTGGTGGAATTTGTGAATGACTCTGACAAACGGGTCTGGATTGATTCGCCTGCGCTGGTTAAAGGGGATCAGGCGGTGACTGAGTCTGCCGCATCGCGTGCGTTGCCGGACCTGTATCGCCAGATTCCCCGCACGATGAAGAAGCTGACAACGGGCCAGCCGGTGACGATTCTGACACTGGGGTCGAGTATCGATCGGGGGAGTGCCAATCCGCGGTTGTATTTCTACGACGAAGATCCCGCGAGTCCGCATTATAAAGAGCCCCTGGTCGAGGCCCGACCGGGAAAGCCGGATGCGATGAAACAGTTGATCGCAGAGCGGATGGAGCAACCCGAACTGCAGGATTATGTGGGCTGGTCGCAACATTATTTTATGTATACCGGACGGATGCGACGGGAACTGCTGCGGAAGTTTCATTATCCGGTTGACAAGATTCTGCTGAACGTGATGGCCGCCGATGGTTCATCGATCGGCGAATCGCATAGCGGCTTCAAAGCATACGCGGAACTGGAGCTGCCGCCGAACCCGAATGACAACGGACATCCAACCGGGAAGTCCTGGCAGGAACTCTATCCATCACTGTTTGAGAACGGGAAGAAACCAGGGCCGGACCTGGTGATCTTCGGGCACGGGCATAATGAGCATATTGACCGTCCCGATGAAATCGCCGCGTATGAAGGGGCGATTCGCTGGTTTCAGCGGCACTATCCCGGTGTGGAGTTCGTTTCGTGCATGTGGATCCGCGACAAAGGGCAGCCGAATTCAATGACCGGGCCGATGCAGCAGCTCTGTACGCATTACGGAATCCCGTTTGTCGATCTGGGAGAGTTGTTGATTGATCTGAAGACGACGTGTAATCAGTATGCGATTGCTCCTGATGGCGGTCATCCTGGGGCTGCCAGTCATTATATCTGGTTCAAACAGCTGGAGCAGGTATTCGAGATGCCCGACGATCCGCAGCCGGGAATCGCTCAACAGCAACTACCTGCGCGGATGAATGACTTTACGGCGAACTGGGAAGGAGAGATGGTCCGGTTCGCTGCCGACAGTCCGCGGATTGTGGACGGGCGGATGATGATTCTGGAAGACGCCGCGTTCAATCTCTGGGCGGATAACAAACGAGAGAAGATGCAGTTGCAGATCGATGGTCATCCGGCGCAACACGCGGGACATGGACGGCACAGTTGGTCGCGACCCAATCCACGCAATTCGACGTTCGTGCATGGACGACTGTCGCGCGGCGATCGACATATTATTGAAATTCCCAATAAGAATGCGCAGTTGAACACCGTGGACTGCAAAGTGGGTCTGAACCGCCGGTTCTATGGCATCGACTCAAAGGACTGGCGGGGGACATCTGCGGTAAAGACATTCGAATCGAAGTGGGGGGCTCCGTATGGGAAGAAGGCGTTCCAACTGCAGCCGGGTGAGACGCTGGAAATTGATGTGGAGGCGGATGAACTTTCAATCGCCTGGCTGGATGATCCGGACGGAGGCACGCTGATAGCGGAAGTGGATGGTAAACAGGTCTGGGCACAGCCGACCAATGAGCCGTTTACCGATTCGCAGGGGCGGGACCATTTTATTGAGAACCGTCGCGGCGTGTTGGGACTGCCGTTCGGGAAGCATCGGATTCGGTTACAGGCAAAGGGGGAGCCGGTGCGGGTGATCGGGGTGTTTGGTTATGACGGGCGGTAA
- a CDS encoding FecR domain-containing protein encodes MNSSYEAIQKELAELTCRVLDHSLTHAEDARLTEILTEYPELIEDYTNQIQIDAVLTADLYTSVPEGVDLETLEPAAYPTVVAEEVKSEVGRSISLWQSVTVVTAVLLVGIALWLNAGWWDGEPVNQVAAISEPAPLALSHVGMLLDTEDAVWADEDLGEEIAYGTRFPAGKKLWLKSGIGRIRFESGAGIVLEGPAQIELCSPLNAKLNYGKIAAYVPDEAHGFTIDTPEIQIVDQGTRFGAVVDPLGKAEVHVFEGQVDVKPQSAAKTLNLKASQAVLFSRQNEQGSAIRLTPTKFADVPTPEQLTAAKSGNYPPVEAVPFEREALQNEYALIQMQTALPKGILAGEAFEYPATSLLQQTGGVGFHYEGWWADPNFTRLMVPEQRMQWGDLEGGPMVLQSRGHHHAYPSLAHRMARELAEPLTEDFYFSLLVKYEGLDKNDFFALWFDDVAGSKGSSHSRVPNFGLKEKRFFARFEVNQEGFSAGLIDGECFLLVGRVMKEQSSYFNRLEIWVNPVGERSETPDAVVELGKGAKKLNAVHVLGMRIGQYTEVGDSLFVDRLVLGKTFESVTQPVE; translated from the coding sequence ATGAATTCATCATACGAGGCAATTCAAAAAGAACTCGCAGAACTGACCTGTCGGGTTCTGGATCATAGTCTGACCCATGCAGAAGACGCGCGGCTGACTGAGATTCTGACTGAATATCCCGAGTTGATTGAAGACTATACGAACCAGATCCAGATTGATGCAGTGTTGACAGCTGATCTGTATACCTCGGTGCCGGAAGGGGTTGACCTGGAAACACTGGAACCCGCTGCCTATCCAACGGTTGTCGCGGAAGAAGTGAAAAGCGAAGTGGGACGAAGCATCTCGTTGTGGCAGTCGGTGACTGTGGTCACAGCCGTGCTGCTGGTGGGCATCGCTTTGTGGCTGAATGCGGGCTGGTGGGATGGTGAACCGGTCAACCAGGTTGCTGCAATTTCTGAACCGGCGCCGCTTGCGCTCAGCCATGTCGGGATGCTGCTGGATACCGAGGATGCGGTGTGGGCAGACGAAGACCTGGGCGAGGAGATCGCCTATGGGACCCGGTTTCCGGCGGGAAAGAAACTGTGGCTGAAGTCGGGCATTGGCAGGATTCGTTTTGAAAGTGGAGCTGGAATTGTGCTGGAAGGACCGGCGCAGATTGAACTCTGTTCCCCGCTGAATGCAAAGCTGAATTATGGCAAGATTGCCGCTTATGTTCCTGACGAAGCACACGGTTTTACCATCGATACCCCTGAGATTCAGATCGTCGATCAGGGGACGCGGTTCGGTGCAGTCGTTGATCCGCTGGGCAAAGCGGAAGTGCATGTGTTTGAAGGGCAGGTGGATGTCAAACCGCAGTCTGCTGCCAAGACGCTTAATCTGAAAGCGAGTCAGGCGGTGCTGTTCTCACGACAGAATGAACAGGGATCTGCAATCCGTCTGACGCCGACCAAATTTGCTGATGTGCCAACTCCCGAACAGTTGACGGCGGCGAAGTCGGGAAACTATCCCCCCGTGGAAGCGGTTCCCTTTGAACGCGAAGCACTGCAGAATGAATATGCCTTGATTCAGATGCAGACCGCGTTGCCGAAAGGGATTCTGGCTGGTGAAGCGTTTGAGTATCCGGCGACGTCGCTGTTACAGCAGACCGGGGGCGTGGGTTTTCACTATGAAGGCTGGTGGGCCGATCCGAATTTTACCCGGCTGATGGTTCCTGAACAGCGGATGCAGTGGGGAGACTTGGAGGGAGGGCCGATGGTATTGCAGTCCCGCGGTCATCATCATGCCTATCCATCCCTGGCACATCGGATGGCCCGCGAACTGGCAGAACCGCTTACCGAGGATTTTTATTTCAGTCTGCTGGTGAAGTACGAAGGGCTGGACAAGAACGATTTCTTTGCCCTCTGGTTTGACGATGTGGCGGGAAGCAAAGGGAGCAGTCATTCGCGTGTGCCCAATTTCGGCTTGAAAGAGAAACGGTTCTTCGCCCGGTTCGAGGTGAATCAGGAAGGCTTTTCCGCGGGACTGATCGACGGAGAATGTTTTCTACTGGTGGGGCGTGTGATGAAAGAGCAGTCGTCTTATTTCAATCGTCTGGAAATCTGGGTGAATCCGGTCGGGGAACGAAGTGAGACTCCTGATGCGGTCGTGGAATTGGGTAAAGGGGCAAAGAAGCTGAATGCCGTTCACGTTCTGGGCATGCGAATTGGACAATACACAGAGGTCGGCGATTCACTGTTCGTGGATCGACTGGTACTTGGAAAGACTTTTGAATCAGTGACACAACCTGTGGAGTAA
- a CDS encoding sigma-70 family RNA polymerase sigma factor, producing the protein MSDSDLDEEYVALIAGSQPALRGLLRALIRQASDVDDVLQETNTVLWRKRQEFDRDRPFLPWACRIAQLQSLAYFKRVRNHSQSAVDEQTLEQIAAVATSRAVETHAHSAALTHCMEKLPSEHRQLVERRYCDATPVNQIASQAGRSADAVSMTLYRIRKVLMECIQKQVAREAQ; encoded by the coding sequence TTGTCGGACAGTGATCTCGATGAAGAATATGTTGCGTTGATTGCCGGCAGTCAGCCTGCGCTACGGGGGCTGTTGAGGGCACTGATACGCCAGGCTTCAGATGTCGATGATGTGCTACAGGAGACGAATACCGTGCTCTGGCGGAAGCGACAGGAATTTGATCGGGACCGTCCGTTTCTTCCCTGGGCCTGTCGCATCGCTCAATTGCAGTCGTTGGCGTATTTCAAACGGGTGCGCAATCACAGTCAGTCGGCTGTGGACGAACAGACGCTGGAACAGATTGCTGCTGTTGCGACCAGCAGGGCGGTAGAGACGCATGCTCACAGTGCCGCACTGACGCATTGCATGGAAAAGCTGCCTTCCGAACATCGACAGCTGGTGGAGAGACGTTACTGCGATGCGACACCGGTGAATCAGATTGCGTCACAGGCGGGCCGTTCAGCGGATGCGGTTTCAATGACCTTATATCGAATTCGTAAAGTGCTCATGGAATGCATTCAAAAACAGGTGGCCCGGGAGGCACAGTGA